Within Lolium rigidum isolate FL_2022 chromosome 5, APGP_CSIRO_Lrig_0.1, whole genome shotgun sequence, the genomic segment gagctggcagccatgcgccgtggctgccagacgtttcccgGCGGCGGctagccgatgccctcgatgcgagGGGCTTCGTGAGCATCgggtagttgccgccctcgatgtgctcgaggacgttcgccggcgtcctatccggcgcgctccaccaacgtcgacggcccgcggcgttgttgcgcggaggcggaggcggcgggccgtcgtatgaggcgagctcccgctcccaccggccggaggaagtaggagttccacgccgtgtagttgtcggggtggtggcgcggctcggcgcgctcctcgtccgtcatggtcatccgcgcctcctctatggcgacgtcgagggcgtggctcgaggcggcggcgggattggtacgccgccggcCGAACCGCCACCCGCCgcacgggaggcctcgtgtccggcgggcgggggtacccgcccggtggaggaggtgcccctcccacgcgtgggagcgaccggcggggaagccgttgttggctgcgccgtcgtcgtcataGAACGCCGTCGGGAGAGTagaggagagtggagggagagtggagcacggggtacgcctcgcggcgagcggagcggcgtatataggcgcgggccggcgcgggggattaatgccgcgtggaatgcgacgcgtccgcggcgagccgaCCGGCGGCGGCCTTTCTTGCGCGcgaaagacgatgcgtgcgcggaagacgacgacattaactcgctgcgtggccggcgaatgcagtcggcggcaggcttttacagcgcgcggaagacgatgcgatgaggacgacgatcggtttctctcgccgacaagttggggccaccagacgcgcgggaagtattctcggtatttcccgcgctttcgtttcgtccggactccccgagcgctccccggggggccggggatggcgtgggatcgccggatgaatttaggcccaaatccggacgaaaacgaggaaccgggggcgcgactgagctgaattacgccgtccggatggaaaaaacatcGTTCGGGGGCcttgtcggggagacgagtggagatgctcttacaaaccTTCTGCAACTTCTTGCAGGCCCGGGTTAACCTAGAAATTCAGGCATGCCACTGAGGACTTGAAGAAGCAAATGCCTATGCAAGCTGCCTTTTCTGGTTTGTGATTCAGCACTTTCAGTCGATCCATCTCCACTGTTGGCTGGCTGACAAGCTGGTGGTATGCATGACTGATCAGGCGCACTTGACCTTCGTGAACACGGCCGGCGCTGACAGCAGAGGCAGCTCCAGCGGGCAGGTGGCCGGTGCGGTGGGTACCTGACATCACCGGCAAGCTTCAGCTCCAGTCTGAGCACACTTTCATGCTAACCTTCTGTGCTTATTTAATCTTAATAAGGTAGTTTGTACTAGTACTAGATACAGCTATCTAGAGTTTGTTAAGAAGTACTTGGAATATTTCTTTTGTAAAAATGGATCGATTGTAAAATAGGCTTAGTCATTGTCCTGCGAAGTGGGAACTACAGAAAGACAGAGTCACGTACTCCTAGCTGTATGCCTTAATTGGTTCTGGTCCTGAATGTGTTTTTTCGATAAAGTTCCCGAATGTGTTGATCATGttcttaatatatttccttttagCTGCAAAAAAAAGCCCGGGTCGATGCAAGATGCAACTTCTTAATCATCTGCGAAATACGGGCGCCTGATGTATTGCCAAATGGTTGGTATCATTTCGATTTATCAACTCTGAAGTCTGAAGGCTCCTTCTGGTAGAATGCAGGAATGGGCTGATTCCCTTTTTAGTACTATTTCATTTCTTGTTTTGACTAGGACATGACTATTGGAGTTTGCACTTTGGGTGAGCCTATATTTTTTCAGTCCATGTTTTCATGCGAAACATTAGCCTGAGCCTGGAGTCGAAAAAGTTTAGCATCGATGACTGGAAAAAGGTTCAGTTCTTTCCTCGTAAGTTCTAGACACTTTCACCCCAGGAGCATCCATTCATCCATGTTGCGTCGATTTGGTTTTATCCGATCCTACCAGTATTGTTTAGGTTGTCATATAGCAGCACGTTTTGGTTACCTTATCTGATTGTGATAGCTCGCTATTGTTCATCGAAACGTAACGTCAGCGCTTACGACTGCGCGCCCAGACACGAGTGTGCCCAAAAATTATCTGAAACTTTTTGTCTAGGATTTCTGTCTAGGTGCAGCTAGCTGGGCTGCTGGGGTCAGATTTCGATTCAGATTTTGTACTGACTTTTCTCCTTGGTTGGCTCCACTCTCTGCTCGATCGTAAATGTTCCTGCTTGCCAATCTTTAATAAGTAGAGCACTCATCTGCTAACTTGATCGTGCACCGGAAAGCAACATCCCAGAGCAACTGATCGAGCCAGTGTTCAAGTGTTGGCGCCatttattttttcgataaagtagTGTCGGCGCCATGGCCGCCGAGTCCAGCTTTGACGTGATCGTGCTGGGCGCTGGCATCATGGGCAGCTGCGCGGCGCACGCGGCGGCGTCCCGTGGCGCGACCGTCCTGCTCCTCGAGCGCTTCGACCTGCTCCACCACCTCGGCTCCTCCAACGGACTGTCGCGCACCATCCGCGACGCCTACCCCAAGCCGCACTACCCGCCCATGGTCCGCCTCGCGCGCCGCCTCTGGACCGGCGCCGAGGCGGACGCCGGCTACCGCGTGCTCACCCCGTCGGCGCACCTCTCCATCGGCCAGCGGAGCGACGCCTCGCTCCTCGCCGCCGTCAGGAACGGGGGCGGCGCGGAGGTGGACGTGGACGAGAGGTGGCCAGGCGTATTCCGCGTCCCGGACGACGGGTGGGTGACCGCGGTGAGtgagctcggcggcggcgtgctcAACGCCACCAAGGCCGTCGCCATGTTCCAGGCGCTGGCCGTCAGCAAGGGCGCCGTCGTCAGGGACAACACGGAGGTCGTCGGCATCGCCAAGAATACCACCGGTGTCCGAGTGGTAACGAGCAAAGGCGAGGAGTTCCACGGCGCCAAGTGCGTCGTCACGGTCGGCGCGTGGACGAGCAAGCTGGTCAAGTCCGTCGCCGGCCTGGACCTGCCCATCCAGCCGCTGCACATGCTCTCGCTCTACTGGAAGATCAAGCCGGGCCACGAGCAGGAGCTGGCGGCTGAGGCCGGGTTCCCGACCTTCTCGAGCCACGGCGACCCCCACGTGTACAGCACGCCATCCCTGGAGCTCCCGGGCCTCATCAAGATCAACTACGACAGCGGGCCGCCGTGCGACCCGGACAGGCGAGACTGGAGCTCCGGCGTTGACGATGCCGCCGCGCGCGTCGCGCAGTGGATCGAGGAGTTCATGCCGGGACACGTGGAGAGCGCCGGTGGGCCGGTCGTTCGGCAGTCGTGCATGTACTCCATGACGCCGGACAAGGACTTCGTGATCGACTTCCTCGGCGGGGAGTTCGGTGAGGACGTGGTGATCGGGGCCGGGTTCTCCGGTCACGGCTTCAAGATGGGGCCTGCGGTGGGGATCATCCTTGCCGAGATGGCCATCCATGGCGAGGCCAGAACCGCCGCAGAGGCCGGGGTGGAGCTCCAGCATTTCAGAATCAGCCGGTTTGAGGGCAATCCCACGGGGAACAACAACGCCCATTAACTAAATCGTGTCTGCTAATTCAGTGATCCTGCTTAGTGGTAGCAGCACTGACttgtttttttttggagaaaaccCTCTGTCTGTCCTAAATGAtgcaatgatgcatggcttattaCAAGCTCTGAATATACCGCAGTCTCTTACCTGTGATTGCAAGGATTGAGAGAATGTTTCAAACATGTTAAGATTTTCTCACATATGAGGAGCTACAAACGATTGACTGCTCCGCCAACCTTTTTTTATTACACTCAAGATTTACAGAGGCATTAAACAATTGGACGGATACAAAGACATTGTTTATGTATGGTCTGTGACTTAACCAAACTCAGTCCGCCACTACCAGTTTGGTCTATGCTATGCAagccaaaataaataaataaagtagGGTTAGGTATTACTTATATGTAGGTTCAGAATGGTTGCTTGTTTATGAAACACTTGGATAAAATCATGGTGTTCTTATTTTTGATAAGCTCATCTGGGAAAGTTATTACCAGAATTCTTTGCCACCAACTAAGATCATAGACAGTTCCTTTTGATAGAGAAATCGCTTCATGCTTCTATCTGAGTTTAAAGGCCTAGCTATCTGCTTCCTGAAAGATCTCGAAGTCACATTTCCTCATCTAGCATCCTTCGTAATATCTCTCGAGATTTCTTTCAAGCAAGCAAGGGAACATGAATCCTTGATATAGCTCTTTGAGTGAGTTTGAAGCTTTTCAGCAAGAGCAACCCAGGAGATTGACATTTGGACATACCCTTTGGGGAAATTCTGCCTAGCCTGATTCTCCATTTGGGTGTCAGCATAAGCAATTAAGCATAGGTCTTCTTTTGGCTCATGCTTCAAGATGAACTGAATACTAGAGATTGCTCCAACGAAGAACTTCCTTTCTACCTGACTGCACATGTGCTATGTGCAACGACGGGTTCTCGGATACAAGAGAGGATCTTTTTTACACTGCAAGTTTGCTCAAGCACACTGATAATATCTATGCTCCTGTTGGTCTAGCAATACTTCTCAGAGTCGTCTGAGGTGTATCACAGCTCTCGACATCAACCTCAACAAGCCTTCTTTGAGGCTTGCTTCGGTGTCCCCACCTCACCAAAATTTGAAGGGGTAAGTTTTTCTCGGTGCCTTCTTTTTTTAGCCCGCAAAAATCCGTATCAAGCCCTATATATCCTCGTATAGATATATTAGGTAAGTTCCTACCAGCCGATGTGGCCAACGGAGTATTTTACGGACGGACATTTCGGTTTTCAGGGTACACCTTTATCTGCGCGTCTGACTACTGGTATAAACTTAGAAGGGAAGACAAGGAGTTTATTTATTTTCCAAATACGCATGTATGTGCATAACTTTATTTGAAGTAGAGCTTAATTTGATTAATCCTTTTGAAATTCTTATGCTCTCTTCTCCTATTAGATAGATGGCTTTTGTTAAATATTCTTTTGCTTTATCTCCCCCTTATACAACCCTCTTGTACACGtgtaaacaaaaaaaatctaaactATAAATACATACAGTAGAATTCTACTATTTTACATAAAAAAGAGGTACTTTAACAAATAATAGACTTGTAGTATACCAAGATTGTAGACTTTAAGTAGTGCATTTAGTCTGTGATTGACCTCATGTAATTTCAAGCCATTGCAGAATCTTGGGTGCGAATCAGTTTTCTTCATTACTTAATTTCAGGATTTTTTTCCCTAGATGGGGTCTTGACAACCGATTagtgagttttttttttcataacTGTCACCGCTTCTTATTTTCTGTCTCATTTTGGGAAACTTGGTCGCTAAGATCAACCACTTGAGTAATATGAAATTCATTTGGAGCTTCCCCCGCAACAAACAATTCCAAATGTCTGAAGGCTGCATCTGGTCGAAGCAAGGAATGGGCTGACTTCCATTTTTTGTTTCGTTTCCTGTTTTGAGTTTTTGACTAGGAGGACCGTGATTACTGAAGTTGGCATTTGGGTGCACACGACGGtggattttttaaaaaataattaagTTCACGTTTTCATGAAAAACACACCGTCAGCGTAGATTTGAACAAACCTTTCACTTTTGAACAGGGACTTAAACAAACTTAGAACCTTGTACTGGTGAAGTTCAGTTCTTTCCATGTAAGTTCTGAACATTTTTCATCGTAGGGTCATCCATTCTTCCTTTTTGCGCCCATCTGATTTGTGTGAACCTGACTACCATCCTAGTACATTCGACCCTACGATTGTTTTAAATCGCTATAGCAGCACGTTTTGGTACCGTCATATCGTGTTGGCTCGCTGTTGGTCCTACGAACATAGCGTCAGCGCTTACGACTTCCCAGACATCAGTATCCCAAAATTATTCGAAATTGTATCTTTAGCCGTTCATTTGCGGTTAGCTGGCCCAGCATAGATGCGCATGGGCCCACATGTCTGTGTGTAGTTTGTTAAAGaggtgaattctgttttgttgatCTTGTTCTAATACTCTGATGACAGTTTGACCGGTTAATCGGTTATACGATTATTTTACCTAGCCGTGACTCTCTTCTGTTCGGCTGATGCTATCGCATGTTGCTTTTTCGGTGATGCAATTCAACATGTTATCTTCAAAGTGGAACTAAATTGACGACATGGACATAGCAGTGGTTggagtcgcagtggcgcaccccaacgaccgcTGTTAGGGCCGAATTGCtagaattgtcacgccaagtccggcttctactatatcagtagtgtctagttcctcctaaacACTGTTTCATTTCATTTTAGAGTGGAACTAAGTAAAGTTGCGCTTCTCTTAATTTTTTTGCGGCGAACACGTGCATACTTTTCAAATTTCACATTACGTGGTTATTATCATGCCTGAACCTCCCGCTTGGCAGCCGGACTTGGACGTGGATGTCCCCCGCGTGGTCGAGGGGTGCGAGCTGACCAGGAGGCCTGCGAGTGCCTCGAGGCGGAGCGATCCGATGAAGCCAACATGAAGATGCTCCGCTTGAAGCATCTGGAGCTTGTCGAGGAGGAGCGCCAAGCCTTCGAGCGCTAGAAGGCGGTGGCCGCTGCAAGAGCCGTGTCTTCTTGTGCACCTGTCATCAAAGCTCCAGCGACAACATCGACGACTTGGTGAAGCAGGGGATTGACGAGATTTTCACTAGGAGCGACGAAGACTTTCTGATTAGATTTAGGATATTGTAATATTTAGCAGTTTAATATACTAGTTTGGATCAAATATGCATAATATTATTTCAAATTAGGATGAATGTGAGTTTAAGGTGTTAGATATAAGGGTGATTATTAAGGTAGTATATTAAGAGTTAGTCTACCATATACTCGCGCCGGTTCTTTTACCATATACTTGCCCCGGTTGATCTACCTTATACTTGTCAGAGCCATTTGGAGTATATCACAACTTTGAAACTCACCTAGCTACTCATGTCAAGAGTTTCGTCCATTTGGAAGAAAAGGAAATTATTCATCATTCAGAATGCAAGACCTAATCTATAAAACTGCAGAGCTCCACTTAAAGGACGAAGCTATAAAATTGATCAAGAACGACTTCAAC encodes:
- the LOC124657853 gene encoding probable sarcosine oxidase, with amino-acid sequence MAAESSFDVIVLGAGIMGSCAAHAAASRGATVLLLERFDLLHHLGSSNGLSRTIRDAYPKPHYPPMVRLARRLWTGAEADAGYRVLTPSAHLSIGQRSDASLLAAVRNGGGAEVDVDERWPGVFRVPDDGWVTAVSELGGGVLNATKAVAMFQALAVSKGAVVRDNTEVVGIAKNTTGVRVVTSKGEEFHGAKCVVTVGAWTSKLVKSVAGLDLPIQPLHMLSLYWKIKPGHEQELAAEAGFPTFSSHGDPHVYSTPSLELPGLIKINYDSGPPCDPDRRDWSSGVDDAAARVAQWIEEFMPGHVESAGGPVVRQSCMYSMTPDKDFVIDFLGGEFGEDVVIGAGFSGHGFKMGPAVGIILAEMAIHGEARTAAEAGVELQHFRISRFEGNPTGNNNAH